Genomic DNA from Nitratidesulfovibrio vulgaris str. Hildenborough:
GTCTGATCCATAGTCACCTCATTGCCCCCGCACCATTCCCCGGTCGCTGAACGCAAGGGATGCCGACAGCAGCACTACGAAGATCGAACCGACATTATGGAAGACCGAGGCTGCTATGGGTGAAAGCAGTCCATACGCACTTCCCATGACCGCAACCGTATTGAACAGCAACCCGAGGGCGATGTTCACCTTTACGATGCGGAGCATACGCCGCGAGAGCCCGATGAGGAAGGGGATGTTGCCGACCTCATCGCGGGTGAGTGCCATTCCGGCAGTCTCCAGCGCCACATGCGTTCCCGCCGCCCCCATGGCGATGCCCACGTCGGCACCTGCCAGTGCCGGGGCATCATTGACGCCGTCACCCACGAAAAGCACCCTGCGGCCCTGAAGTTGCGCATCCCTGATGATGTCGAGTTTGTCTTGCGGCTTCAGCCCCGCCCGGTGCTGGACGATGCCCACGGCTTCGCCAGTGCGCCGCACCGCCTCGTCATGGTCGCCGGAGAGGATGCCCAGCGTATGCACCCCCAGACCGCGCAACGCTACGGCCATGTCCCGTGCGCTGTCGCGTACGGTGTCGGTGACGGCGAGGACGCCCATGGGCATGCCCTCAAGCGTGACGACAAGCGGTGTCACGCCCTGCCGCACCATGTCGTCATGAGCCTCACGCAGTATTCCGGGCAGGAGGTCGACACCCCCGGCGAACGCGGCACTGCCCACAGCCACGACACCTTCCGGGCAACCGGCCCGGACACCGAGCCCCTGTTCCATCAGCACGCATTCCGCCACGACAGGCTCAACGCCTTCCGCGGATGCGGCGTCGACCACCGCACGTGCAAGCGGATGCGTACAATGGCGTTCGACACCCGCCGCCAGGGCCAGCACCCGCTGCCGCGTCATGCCCTCGACCACAGAGACATCGCGGACACATGGTTTGCCAAGGGTGAGAGTTCCCGTCTTGTCGAAGAAGGCCGCGTCAACACGGGACAGGGCCTCAAGATGCCGACCTCCCTTGACGAGGATACCCTTCCTCGCAGCGCGGGCGACCGCAGCCACCGTCGCTGTCGGGGCGGCCATGAGAAGGGAGCAGGGGCACCCCGCCACAAGAACCGCGACGGCCCGTGACGACTCGCCGGTGATGAACCATGCCGCAGCAGCGCAGACCAGCACCAGTGGCGTGAACCACTTCGCGTACCTGTCCACCAGCCGCGCAGTCGTGGGTTTGTGCTCTTCGGCCTCGTTGACCAGTCGCACCACGCGGCCCAGTGTCGTATCTTCCCCCACATGCTCCGCAACGATCTCTATGACACCGTTATAGTTGAGGGTCGCCGAGAACACCCTGTCACCTGCGCCACGGTCACGGGGTACAGGCTCACCTGTCACGGTCGACTCGTCCACCGCCGTCACCCCCTTCACGATGACGCCGTCAACGGGAATACGCTCACCGGGCCGCACGAGAAGGAGGTCGCCGGGGCGGACGGTATCGAGAGGCACCTCGACGGGGGTATCACCGTCCAGTTTCGTCGCGGACTCCGGGGTCATCTCCGCCAACGCACCGATGGAAGCCCGCGCAGCGTCACTGATGGCCCCTTCCAGCAATGCTCCAAGCGTCATGATGAAGCTGACGACGGCTGCGGTCAGGTACTCGCCCTGCAACAGGGCGCCGATGATGGCGAGGCTCACCAGTTCGTCCACGTTCACGCGCCGCTGGCGCAACCCGTTGATGGCCTCCCTGATGATGGGCAACCCGTTGAGTCCCACCGCGGCAAGGGCCATCGCCTCGGCAAGCCATTGCGGCTGCATGCCGCCGACGCCCCACAGGTACCCCGCAAGGGCGATGCCACCGCCACCAAGGCAGCGCATGAATTCCTGTGTATCCAGAAGTTCCCGATAGGTTCCGATATGCGCAAAACGTCCGATCATGCCGACTCCTGATATTTTTTATGCATGAAATCTTTGATACAAAAATACTTTGCAATCAAGATAAAATAACATCTTATTTATCAGCAGGATAAGAACATAAGCCTCTTGCGACGCACACAAAGATCACATCAATCCGTGTCCGCACCAGCTCAGGCAGAGCCAGCCGCCCCCTGCAGAATGCCATGGCCTTGACATCGGCCCCATCAGGCAGGATGCTTGGCAGCATACGATACATGTCAGGAGCCTCACGCTTGCCGACCTCTTCCCATTCCGCGACACCGCGCCCGCCCTTCATGGGGCTGACACTGGCAGACGCCCTGAACATGGCCCCCGCCATGCTCTGGCACATCGACAGTGCCTACGGCGAGATCACCTTCTGTAACGAGCACAGGCTCACCGGGCAAAGCGACGCCCTGCGGCTCATGCTCAAGGACCCCCGCCATGCCGCGTCCATCGCCCACCCCGAAGACCTCGACGCCTGTACGACGGCCCTGCGTTCCATCAGGGCGCTTCATCCGGTGTCGCTGCTCTTCAGGGCACGCGACGACGATGGTGAATGGCGCTGGCTGGTGATGCTGGGGCACCCCGTGCCGGAAACGGCGGGCAACTATGTGGGTCTGCTTGCCTGTTGTGACGGACTCGCCACCACCCTGCTGGGGCGGGGAGGCGAAGTGCCGCTGGCGCAGAGCATCGAGTTGCTGGACACACCCGTACTGCTGGTGGAGTTCGCAAGCCGCAAGGTCGCCGCAGCCAACACGGCAGCCCGCAACCTGCTCGGCTATGCGACCCCCGACGAGTTTCCGCCGCTGGACATGTTGCTGGGCAGTGCGGGAACACCCTATCGCAACAGCATCTTCGAACAGCTCATCTTCAAGGCTTCGTGGCGCGGGACTCTTCCCCTTCAGGACGCACAGGGCCGCGCACTGGCGTGCTCGCTGCACCTGCGCCCCCTCGCCCGTGAAGGGCACAACTACCTGTGGATGAGCATCGCGCCGGTGGCCTCGGCACCCGCGCCTTTCACGCGCTTCGACAGTGGCATGGCAGCCGCGGCCGAAGCACTGCAACTGGCCATAGACACCCGTAGCGCACTGGAGGCGATGCTCACCCACCAGCCGGAGGCGATGCAGGCCGAAGGACTGATGCTCTCACGCATCTATCCCGAAGAGGACAGGGTCGAGGTCACCGGGGTGGGGACGCCCTTCGCGGGCATGGAAGACAAGGCAAGCTATCCCTATGTCGGTTCCATTGCCGAGAACCTCGTCCAGTACGGGCTTGGACATCTGGTCGTCGAGGAGACGACGCGCAGCATCCGCCCCATCGACTGGGTGCTGTTCATCCCGCGCAACGTCCATTCCTATTATGCCGAACCATGGTTCGAAAACGGCAAGCTGCGCTACGTGCTCATCTACTGTTCCACTGCACCTGCGGCCTTCCCTCCCGGCGGAGTCCCAGCCTGCCGGGACATGCTGGCTCGACTTGCCGACACGCTGAAACGTCTGGAAGGCAACGCCCCCTGACCCTCGGCAGAGGATGAACCCCCTACATCGATGACGTCTCCGGCGTAGGGGGGGGCAGATGCCAGCCCACAGCCGGACAGACGTCGGGAATCAGACCAGCCTCTACTCGATCATTCCAAAGGCCATATCTGGCACTGCCAGTTATGGCCTTTTTTGTTGCAGAACATTGTCAAACCACACCCGATGACCTAACGCTGGTTTCAAGAACCTTGCACACACAACATCGTAACAATCTGGTTGGGCCAGAATGAAACAGAAAGCGGCACACACGGCATCCGAACAGATCATGAAGCTCGTCCATAGCCTCGGACTCACTTCAGGAGAGCGTCTGCCCGGAGAACGCGACCTCGCCGAACGCCTCGGCTGGAGCCGCAATACCGTGCGCGAGGCCATCTCGGCCCTCGCAGCCCGAGGGCTGGTCGAAATACGGATGCGTAGCGGCGTCTATCTGTGCGACTCCGGCCCGGACGCCATCTGCACCGGCCAGAGAAGCTGCGGCGACGCCGTGGACGCACTCACGGTGCTGGGTCCCGCACTGGTGGAACGCGTCTGCACGCGATGCACCGACGACGACCACGAACGTGCCGAACGGGTCACGGCACGGCTGGGCAGGGCCCTTGTCGACCGCAACCCGCACGACGCATGGCTGGGCCTGATGGCCTTCTACGGCGGTCTCGCCCAGAGCACCGGCAACGCCCTTTTGGAGCACAGTGCCGAGGAGGTCGCCACGGCGGGCCTTCGTGCCTGTGACGTGCTCGCGGGAAACGAACTGCCGCACGACGCCCTTCAGACGTTCTTCGCCGCGCACGTGGAGATGCTCCAGGCCATGCGCCGCCGCGAACGGATACAGGCGCGGCAACTCGCCGAAGACAGCCTGACGGCCTTCGGCAGGATGTTGCAGGTGGCGGGGTATGCCCCGCAGGAGGCAACCCATGACGCGTAGGGATTTCCTGCGCCTGCGGATGGGTGGAGGACGCTCCGCAGACGCGGAAGCACGTCCCGTGAGACAGGCACACGCTGGCGGGGCCACTCCGCTGCGTGACCTCTATCTGCGGGCGATGCAGGCCGGGGTCGATCCGGCGACCATGACCCCGGAGGAACTGGCAGGAAGATTCGGTTCAGAGGCAACGTCTAACGACGCGCACGGCGGATAGAGAAGCGCCGGGGCGACCGCCAAGTCAGGCCCCGACGCAGATGGCCGTCGTCCGCAGGGGAGTACCCGATGGACATGGACAGCAACGGTACACTTTATCTTGAGAGCCGCAAGCTGGTCAAACGGTGGAGCGGCCCATGGCCCGCACTGATCAATACATTGATCATGGCGGTGTTCTTCTACATCACGTGGTGGATTTTCCAGGACCCGCGCGGCGTGTTCCGCATGTACACGCCCTATGTGGGCTACATGGTCTGCCGCTGGATGCTCATCCTCTTCATCTGGGTGGCGTACATCTTCGACTTCTGGCCGTTCAAGCGGTCATGGCTCGAGCGCACCCACCCGCTGGTCAAGGGGCTCGTGCTCACACTGGTGAGCGTGGCGGCGATGGTCATCGTCATCAAGGGCTTCTTCATCGAACTGCTCGGCAACTACGGCATCGCCTACTTCAACCCTGAACGGTTGCAGGCCATGGGCATCACGCACTTCTATGCGCTGGAATACGCCACTGAAGCCATCATGATGTTCGCCGCCATCGCCTCGTGGCTGTCGCCCAGCTGGGTGGTCGCCTGCGAAGGCGCACCGTGGAACAAGCTGAAGCAGCCTGCCAAGGGCCTCACCATCATGGTGGTGACGTTCTTCCTCAGCATGATCGTCTACTTCGTGACCATGCACTCGCACATGGCCATCCTGTTCTACCCGTGGCAGCAGTACACGGCCATCACCCCGCCCTACTGGGAAGCCTTCGCCAACACCGTGTCGGGCAACTTCCACATCGCGTGGATCATGTGCTGCACCGTCGTCGTGTGGCAGTTCGAGACCATCTGGGAACGCTACCCCTTCAACCTGATCAAGACCGACTGGCTGCGCCGCACCGCGTCGTTCTTCGGCATCATCCTCATCGCGCTGGCGCTGTGCTTCTTCCTCTACTACGCACAGGACCTCGTGTGGGGTGAGACCATCCGCGGCACGCGTCGTCTTGCCGCGCCCGACTGGCGCTGGCTGCACGTGGGCGAGATGGCCATCTTCTGGCTGGTTCCCACGCTGTTCCTCAACTTCTACTGCAACAACTGGCCCAACAACTTCAGCCGTCCCGTGCGCGTATGCCTGCGCACCTTCCTGACGGCGGCACTCGCCGTGCTGGTGTACGTGGTCTACTACAAGACCGCCCACCTCTTCCTCGGCACCCAGAAGGGCTTCTCGCACCCGCAGCAGTTCCCCATGATCCCGATGATCTGGCTGATCAACATCTTCCTGATCAACGTGTGGTTCATGGACGGCTGGCCGGGCTGGAAGGCCGTGCCCCGCACCGCCGAAGAGATGCGCGAAGTCGAAGAGGAGAAGGTGGCGAGCGACGTGAAGTGGACACCCGCCCTCGCACGCGGCCTCGCCGTGGGTGTGGCCTGCGGTGCGGGTCTCTACGCCATCGTCATCGCCATCCTGCCATGGGTCGGCAAGACCGTTGAAATCATCAAGTAAGGCCCGGGAGAACGACATGAACGACAACAAGATAAGCCGTCGCGACTTCGTCAAGGGCGTCGCCACGGGCGTATGCGCCGGTGCCTTCGCCTCGATGGGCCTGTACTCGTACACCCAGTCGGCCTACGACAGGCTGCCCAAGGTCCAGCGCAAGTTCGAGGACTTCGGGGCCTGCCGCAGCGTCAAGGTCATCAACATCTCCGAGACCAGCTGGTTCAACAACGCGCACCTCATCGGCGACATCCACGACGCCGGGGGCCTGCTGGTGAACCAGTACACCCTCAACTGGGCCCCCTTCGCCAACGGGCAGGGCAAGGCCAAGGGTTCATACGATTCGGGCCTTGCCAGCATCAAGGACCTCATCCCCAACGACCTTGAAAAGGCGTGGGAGATCCAGAAGAAGCTGGCCCTGCACCCCGAGAACCCCGGCGGCTTCTCCTGCCTCATCGAGGTGGAGGAACTGGACGGCACCAAGCACAAGTACCTGCTGGACACCGGCTGGTCGTACGACTGGATGGAGAAGAGCTTCAAGCGCGAGGGCATCGACAAGATGCTCCAAGCCCGTGAGATCGAAGCCCTGTTCATCTCGCACGAACACTGGGACCACTTCTGGGGACTGCCCGTCACCATGAAGTACGACAACCGCATCCCCCTGTACGTGCACGACGGCTTCTACAAGGAAGGACTCCAGTACATCAAGGACAGCGGCTACAAGGGTACCCCGGTCATCCAGAAGGAACCCATGCGGCAGATCATTCCCGGCATGGCGGTGCTCAAGTTCGACGTGCCCATCATCAACCGCGTGTTCGGCGAGACCTCGCTGGCGTTCAACGTCAAGGACAAGGGTCTCGTGCTCATCTCCGGGTGCTGCCATCAGGGCATCCTGCAGATGGCCGACTTCGCCTACACCGACCTGAAGTACGACAACGACAGGTTCTACGGCATCTATGGCGGTCTGCACATCTCGCCCTTCGAGGACTGGGACCCCAAGTACGACGACCTCGTCATCTCGCTTGCCAAGTGGAACTTCGAACGCATCGGCTGCAACCACTGCACCGGGCACCTCACCGCGAAGAAGTTCATCGAACGCGGCTACCCCGTGGTGCGCGGTACGGCACGGTTCAGGTCGTCGTCCCCCGACTACCTCGGCAACGGCGACACCATCACCTTCTAACGCATGAGGGGCGGGGCTTCGGCCCCGCCCCCTTCCGGAACGCCGCATGAACACCGACTTCTTTCTCCCCCCCGGTGCCGACGGAGTCTCCCCCGCACACCTTGCCCGTCTTGCCGCCAACGCCCTGTCCGCCGCCTGCCGCGACGCCCGTTTCAAGAAGCTCACCGGCTGGCGCGGGCTTGCCCATTGTCAGGGCGGTACAGGGGCCTTCACCTGCCGCATCGCACCCCATCAGGGCGTGTTCGGCATCGACTGTGAAGGGGTTGAAAGCAGGACAGGGGCCGTGCTGCTGCGTTGCGGCATCCACTATTTCCCCGACCCCGATGAGGCGCTGTGCGACACCCTGCGCCTCGACGCCGCCGTCGCCACCCAGCATGCCGACTATGCCACCGCCATCCGGTCGTTCGTCACCCTTCCGGCCCTGCGCGGGCCATTCCGCATGGGACGGCTGGACGTGGCCGCCGCGCCAGACGGTACTTGGCTTCTGCTGCGCACACAGGCCGAAGAACGCAGACGCGTCATCGCCGACGAGGGCATCGGGTCGCCGCAGACAGGCTGGGCCGTGCGCCCCGGCGAGACCGAAGAGGACATGCCAGCCCTCTCTCTCGCACGCCATGTGACGGATGTGGTGGCAGCTGCCGTCACCGCCTGCACGGGCACGCCCCCGCGCTTCTTCCGCCGGGCGACCCTGCCCGCCTTCATCTCGCACCGCGACGCAGAGGGTGCCCTGTACCCCGTCACCACCGACGATGCCAGCACCGTGGCGGATACGCTGGCATGGGGCGACATCAACGCCATCCCGTCTGATACTCTCGCCGGAGAGGGCCAACCCTGCCTTGAGGTGCGCGCCGCCGACGCGCCCGACGCACCCCTGCCCGAAGACCGCAGGAACGCACCCGTATGGTTCGCGCACGACCTTGAAGCACCGCGCTGCACGGCCCTCTTCCCCCGTCTGGCCGACAGACGCCCCGCCCTCGTTGTGGTGGGCGGCTTTCTGGGTTCGGGCAAGACCACCTTCCTGAACAACTGCATCGAATACCACCGCGCCCGCGAACGTTTCGTCGCAGTCATCCAGAACGAGGTGGGGGCAACAGGCGTCGACGCCCGTCTCATGGGCGACGGGGCCGAGGTGCTGGCCCTCGACGAGGGATGCGTCTGCTGCTCACTGGCGGGCAGCCTTGCGGGTGGCATTCGCGCCATCACCGCCGACTTCACACCCGAGGTCATCCTGCTTGAGACCACCGGCCTCGCCAACCCGCTGAACCTGCTGGCTGAACTCGACACCCTGCGTGACATGGTGCGCCTCGATGCCGTGGTCACCGTGGTGGACGCCGCCAACATCGTGCCCACCCTGCGCGACAGCGACATCGCCCGCGACCAGATTCGCGGGGCCGACATCATCGTCTGCAACAAATGCGACACCGTCGATGAGACAGGACGCGCCGCCCTGCGCGCCACCCTCACGGGGCTGAATGGCAGGGCCGCCCTGCACGAGACCAGCTTCGGCCGCATCCATCCCTCGCTGTTCATGGCGCTGGAAGGCGAACGTCCGCCGCGCGGTCTCATGCCCGCCCCGCACGGTACGCACGCCACACACGCCGACGAGGGCTTCGCCGCCGTGCGGCTGTTCTTCTCCGGTACCATTGACGAGGCGGCACTCGCGCCCCTGCTGCAGCAGTGCCCCGGTGCGCCCTTCCGCATCAAGGGCATCGTCCGCGTCACGGATGACGAGGCCCCGCGCCTCGTCCAGTGCGTGGGGGCACGATGCGAGGTCGAACGACTTGATGGCGGCTTCGAGGGCACGCCCTTCCTCGTCTTCATCGGACGCAACCCGGACGAGACCGCCTTGCTGGAACACTGGGCCGCACTGGGTGCCACTGCCGAACCCCCTGCACCGCAAGCAGAGGCAGACACGCAGCCCGCACAGGCCACGAAGTCGGCATCGGGCGGACAGTCGTCCGACGCCACAAGAGGATGCCATGACCATCATTGAACAGGGCGGGCCACTCATGTGGCCCCTGCTGGGGCTTTCCATCCTCGCCTGCGCGGTCATGCTCGACCGTGGCATCGCCCTCTCCACCTTCGGCTTCCCGGCCAAGGGATTCCTCTCGGCACTCACCGAAGCCGTGCGGCGCAGCGACGCCACGGCCTTGCGCGCCCTGTGCGCCGACCTGCCCGAAGCGCTGCGCCCCTTGCTGGACGTGCTGTTCCCCACTACGCCACGCCCCGACAGGGAACGTGCCGTCCGCATCATGGGCGAGGCGGTCCTGCATGAACTGACGCGCCGTGTGGGGGTGCTCGGCCTCGTGGTGCGGGCCGCGCCCCTGCTGGGGCTGCTGGGCACGGTG
This window encodes:
- a CDS encoding heavy metal translocating P-type ATPase gives rise to the protein MIGRFAHIGTYRELLDTQEFMRCLGGGGIALAGYLWGVGGMQPQWLAEAMALAAVGLNGLPIIREAINGLRQRRVNVDELVSLAIIGALLQGEYLTAAVVSFIMTLGALLEGAISDAARASIGALAEMTPESATKLDGDTPVEVPLDTVRPGDLLLVRPGERIPVDGVIVKGVTAVDESTVTGEPVPRDRGAGDRVFSATLNYNGVIEIVAEHVGEDTTLGRVVRLVNEAEEHKPTTARLVDRYAKWFTPLVLVCAAAAWFITGESSRAVAVLVAGCPCSLLMAAPTATVAAVARAARKGILVKGGRHLEALSRVDAAFFDKTGTLTLGKPCVRDVSVVEGMTRQRVLALAAGVERHCTHPLARAVVDAASAEGVEPVVAECVLMEQGLGVRAGCPEGVVAVGSAAFAGGVDLLPGILREAHDDMVRQGVTPLVVTLEGMPMGVLAVTDTVRDSARDMAVALRGLGVHTLGILSGDHDEAVRRTGEAVGIVQHRAGLKPQDKLDIIRDAQLQGRRVLFVGDGVNDAPALAGADVGIAMGAAGTHVALETAGMALTRDEVGNIPFLIGLSRRMLRIVKVNIALGLLFNTVAVMGSAYGLLSPIAASVFHNVGSIFVVLLSASLAFSDRGMVRGQ
- a CDS encoding PAS domain-containing protein, which gives rise to MPTSSHSATPRPPFMGLTLADALNMAPAMLWHIDSAYGEITFCNEHRLTGQSDALRLMLKDPRHAASIAHPEDLDACTTALRSIRALHPVSLLFRARDDDGEWRWLVMLGHPVPETAGNYVGLLACCDGLATTLLGRGGEVPLAQSIELLDTPVLLVEFASRKVAAANTAARNLLGYATPDEFPPLDMLLGSAGTPYRNSIFEQLIFKASWRGTLPLQDAQGRALACSLHLRPLAREGHNYLWMSIAPVASAPAPFTRFDSGMAAAAEALQLAIDTRSALEAMLTHQPEAMQAEGLMLSRIYPEEDRVEVTGVGTPFAGMEDKASYPYVGSIAENLVQYGLGHLVVEETTRSIRPIDWVLFIPRNVHSYYAEPWFENGKLRYVLIYCSTAPAAFPPGGVPACRDMLARLADTLKRLEGNAP
- a CDS encoding FadR/GntR family transcriptional regulator, coding for MKQKAAHTASEQIMKLVHSLGLTSGERLPGERDLAERLGWSRNTVREAISALAARGLVEIRMRSGVYLCDSGPDAICTGQRSCGDAVDALTVLGPALVERVCTRCTDDDHERAERVTARLGRALVDRNPHDAWLGLMAFYGGLAQSTGNALLEHSAEEVATAGLRACDVLAGNELPHDALQTFFAAHVEMLQAMRRRERIQARQLAEDSLTAFGRMLQVAGYAPQEATHDA
- a CDS encoding MBL fold metallo-hydrolase; this translates as MNDNKISRRDFVKGVATGVCAGAFASMGLYSYTQSAYDRLPKVQRKFEDFGACRSVKVINISETSWFNNAHLIGDIHDAGGLLVNQYTLNWAPFANGQGKAKGSYDSGLASIKDLIPNDLEKAWEIQKKLALHPENPGGFSCLIEVEELDGTKHKYLLDTGWSYDWMEKSFKREGIDKMLQAREIEALFISHEHWDHFWGLPVTMKYDNRIPLYVHDGFYKEGLQYIKDSGYKGTPVIQKEPMRQIIPGMAVLKFDVPIINRVFGETSLAFNVKDKGLVLISGCCHQGILQMADFAYTDLKYDNDRFYGIYGGLHISPFEDWDPKYDDLVISLAKWNFERIGCNHCTGHLTAKKFIERGYPVVRGTARFRSSSPDYLGNGDTITF
- a CDS encoding CobW family GTP-binding protein, whose product is MNTDFFLPPGADGVSPAHLARLAANALSAACRDARFKKLTGWRGLAHCQGGTGAFTCRIAPHQGVFGIDCEGVESRTGAVLLRCGIHYFPDPDEALCDTLRLDAAVATQHADYATAIRSFVTLPALRGPFRMGRLDVAAAPDGTWLLLRTQAEERRRVIADEGIGSPQTGWAVRPGETEEDMPALSLARHVTDVVAAAVTACTGTPPRFFRRATLPAFISHRDAEGALYPVTTDDASTVADTLAWGDINAIPSDTLAGEGQPCLEVRAADAPDAPLPEDRRNAPVWFAHDLEAPRCTALFPRLADRRPALVVVGGFLGSGKTTFLNNCIEYHRARERFVAVIQNEVGATGVDARLMGDGAEVLALDEGCVCCSLAGSLAGGIRAITADFTPEVILLETTGLANPLNLLAELDTLRDMVRLDAVVTVVDAANIVPTLRDSDIARDQIRGADIIVCNKCDTVDETGRAALRATLTGLNGRAALHETSFGRIHPSLFMALEGERPPRGLMPAPHGTHATHADEGFAAVRLFFSGTIDEAALAPLLQQCPGAPFRIKGIVRVTDDEAPRLVQCVGARCEVERLDGGFEGTPFLVFIGRNPDETALLEHWAALGATAEPPAPQAEADTQPAQATKSASGGQSSDATRGCHDHH